Proteins encoded within one genomic window of Polyangium spumosum:
- a CDS encoding serine/threonine-protein kinase, translating to MNDLIGGRYRIERRLGAGGMGAVYEATDTQGGARVAVKVVTAEVAKNEVLLGRFEREVRAARGLDTPHVVRAIDAGRDGYSGLPFLVMEVLEGEDVRALLKRLGPVRPDLAVRIVAQACRGLEVAHAQRIVHRDVKPANLFLARSQVPGERVVKILDFGIAKLAPDPESMAEAGELTSLTQTGSMLGSPLYMAPEQARGHKHIDGRADLWSLGVVLYQALTGVTPHQDSGALGDLIIAICTEPAERVDKLAPWVPPEVAAVVHRALDLDPTARFQSASEMLAALVPLLPAGEANAAIHEGMLIPLPGPERARLSVPPRPPSGAPTLSEPPPAHPRAPAAEAGSHTLADPPTTRWSSAGLGISAETPAAMQIGGPASVPVAITQATPPKRRAGALAVVAMAALALVVGGSVAFVGLRAPAAGSGQAAAGQTNPGQTPTGITNTTSPVEPTAAEPAATAPVEATAAPSAAPVAPSGSASGRLAPWPKATSRGTAAPKPTGKSDIYLGR from the coding sequence ATGAATGACCTCATCGGCGGCCGATACCGGATCGAACGCAGGCTCGGCGCAGGCGGAATGGGTGCCGTCTACGAGGCCACCGATACGCAGGGCGGCGCGCGGGTCGCGGTGAAGGTCGTGACCGCGGAGGTCGCGAAGAACGAGGTGCTGCTCGGGCGCTTCGAACGCGAGGTGCGCGCGGCGCGTGGGCTCGACACGCCACACGTGGTGCGCGCGATCGACGCGGGGCGCGACGGCTACTCGGGCCTGCCGTTCCTCGTGATGGAGGTGCTCGAGGGCGAGGACGTGCGGGCGCTCCTGAAGCGCCTCGGCCCGGTGCGCCCGGATCTCGCGGTGCGGATCGTGGCGCAGGCGTGCCGCGGGCTCGAGGTCGCGCACGCGCAGCGCATCGTGCACCGCGACGTGAAGCCGGCGAACCTGTTCCTCGCGAGGAGCCAGGTGCCCGGCGAGCGCGTGGTCAAGATCCTCGACTTCGGCATCGCGAAGCTCGCGCCGGATCCGGAGAGCATGGCCGAGGCGGGTGAGCTGACGAGCCTGACGCAGACCGGCAGCATGCTCGGCTCGCCGCTCTACATGGCGCCGGAGCAGGCGCGCGGGCACAAGCACATCGACGGGCGCGCCGATCTCTGGTCGCTCGGCGTGGTGCTCTACCAGGCCCTCACGGGCGTGACGCCGCACCAGGACAGCGGCGCGCTCGGGGACCTGATCATCGCGATATGCACCGAGCCCGCCGAGCGCGTGGACAAACTCGCGCCGTGGGTCCCGCCCGAGGTGGCGGCGGTGGTGCACCGCGCGCTCGACCTCGATCCGACGGCGCGTTTCCAGAGCGCCTCGGAGATGCTCGCGGCGCTCGTCCCGCTCCTGCCCGCCGGCGAGGCGAACGCCGCGATCCACGAGGGGATGCTGATCCCGCTGCCGGGGCCGGAGCGCGCGCGGCTCTCAGTCCCGCCGCGCCCGCCGAGCGGAGCACCGACGCTCTCGGAACCGCCGCCTGCCCATCCGCGAGCTCCGGCCGCGGAGGCGGGTTCGCACACGCTCGCGGATCCCCCGACGACGCGCTGGTCGAGCGCAGGGCTCGGGATCTCGGCCGAGACGCCCGCGGCCATGCAGATCGGCGGGCCCGCGTCCGTGCCCGTCGCCATCACGCAGGCGACGCCGCCGAAGCGCCGCGCGGGCGCGCTGGCCGTCGTGGCCATGGCGGCGCTCGCCCTCGTCGTGGGAGGCAGCGTCGCCTTCGTGGGCCTGCGGGCGCCGGCGGCGGGGTCCGGGCAGGCCGCGGCAGGACAAACCAATCCAGGACAAACGCCGACCGGGATCACGAACACGACGTCGCCCGTCGAACCGACGGCCGCGGAGCCCGCGGCGACGGCGCCGGTCGAGGCGACAGCCGCGCCCAGCGCGGCGCCCGTGGCCCCGAGCGGCAGCGCATCCGGGCGCCTCGCGCCCTGGCCCAAGGCGACTTCGCGCGGAACCGCCGCGCCGAAGCCCACGGGCAAGAGCGACATTTACCTGGGTCGGTGA